A section of the Labrus mixtus chromosome 15, fLabMix1.1, whole genome shotgun sequence genome encodes:
- the plekhm2 gene encoding pleckstrin homology domain-containing family M member 2 isoform X4 encodes MDQLKVKDRILENISLSVKKLQSYFAACEDETPAIRNHDRVLQRLCEHLDHALLYGLQDISSGYWVLVLHFTRREAVRQIDELQHIATNLGRSRAWLYLALSESSLESYLRLFQENQGLLQKYYFKNALVCSHDHLTLFLTLVSGLEFIRFNLELDAPYLDVAPYMPEYYKPQNLLDFEERLPSSDSLSLHSFTSLTSTNLEWDDSAIAPSSEEGDLTDQASCPRSSGSDPQTVISDTVVLPSGTVIVKGAAHPSAHSPTFRHNPFNGDSDTNTTNTSADITPVHVAIRHYTITSTNGDDADNAGNELEVIRMARRRKPAKKRRGKGSTDSSSSINNSISSDHIETENSLQASEEVESLNCSAFQLEADGELRRSRVGSEAVEEGDEDGVEGLRLPEMRDTSMDTVGQPLRDVMDRLNGALDRNGEPWEHLVEDVEGKNNDHSAEPPAQQPFREDTAGEPPDRAEGETCLSPLVTSHNFLQTSPAPTDVCCFTTNSPDSAPTGGGYYDSTEHSQSQTLSGGLDDEGQAEAQSRQKPDMTTRGEDTEEGEEADAERLQEEKLSSSECSHPAEFKVDNNHLLLLMIHVFRENEEQLFKMLRMSTGHMEGDLQPLYLLLTDCYIYLLRKGAAEKPYTVEDAVPYNELDYLSVGLDQQTVTVVCTNRRRKFLLDTADASLTVWFLSVLKSAMVKGCREPPYPSVLTDATMEKLALTKFVSQESYCEVADVSIQLYSLVHWEDPMDMALSPQGGPPRAGGPSSTKEGTLQYRAGTTYLGKELWKSCYVVLSNGILYLYAERTDGTPVISVTMGGEHCGGCRRSNSTEHPHAFQVILTERPPLELSANNEQDMADWMQLLCQSVSKGVIPQGVAPTPCIPCCLVVTDSKLLTCHQDCQTSFFRSLGSADICDVTAVSTEANKEYCVIEFAADRTQFLPPWVLYFSGCDERDRLLGALDNTWKAIFQVDLPHRDVFDPSVQKRCGEALALMNSAWQRADSLARGRAQREPWC; translated from the exons ATGGATCAACTCAAAGTGAAGGATCGCATACTGGAAAATATCTCCCTGTCTGTCAAGAAG TTGCAAAGTTACTTTGCAGCCTGTGAAGATGAGACCCCAGCCATTCGAAATCATGACCGGGTTTTGCAGCGCCTCTGTGAACACCTAGACCATGCTTTGCTATATGG GCTGCAGGATATCTCCTCAGGCTACTGGGTCCTGGTCCTTCACTTCACCAGGAGAGAGGCCGTCCGTCAGATAGATGAGCTTCAGCACATAGCAACCAACCTGGGCCGAA GCCGCGCATGGTTATACCTAGCCCTGAGTGAGAGTTCTTTAGAGAGCTATCTACGCCTCTTCCAGGAGAACCAAGGGTTACTACAGAAGTATTACTTCAA GAATGCACTGGTCTGCAGTCATGACCACCTCACACTATTCCTCACGCTGGTGTCCGGCCTTGAGTTTATTCGCTTCAATCTGGAGCTG GATGCACCCTATCTGGATGTGGCCCCCTACATGCCAGAATACTACAAACCCCAAAATCTGCTGGACTTTGAGGAAAGGCTACCCAGCTCTGACAGTTTGTCCCTGCACTCCTTCACCTCCCTTACCTCGACAAACCTGGAGTGGGATGACAGCGCCATAGCTCCCTCCAGTGAAG AGGGGGACCTGACTGACCAGGCCAGCTGCCCACGGTCCAGTGGCTCTGATCCACAGACAGTCATCAGCGACACAGTGGTTCTTCCTTCAGGCACCGTCATTGTGAAAGGAGCCGCTCATCCCTCTGCACACAGCCCCACGTTCAGACACAACCCCTTCAACGGGGACTCGGACACCAACACTACCAACACCTCAGCCGACATCACACCAGTTCACGTGGCCATCCGCCATTACACCATCACCTCAACCAATGGAGATGACGCAGATAACGCCGGCAATGAGCTGGAGGTCATCAG GATGGCCAGACGAAGGAAACCGGCCAAGAAGCGACGAGGGAAAGGCTCTACAGATTCCAGCAGCAGTATCAATAACTCCATCTCGTCGGATCacatagaaacagaaaacagcctTCAGGCCTCAGAGGAAGTGGAATCACTAAACTGCTCGGCTTTTCAGCTGGAAGCTGACGGAGAGCTTAGGCGAAGCAGGGTGGGATCAGAGGCTGTGGAGGAAGGAGATGAGGACGGAGTGGAAGGCCTGCGGCTCCCAGAGATGAGAGACACCTCCATGGACACTGTGGGCCAACCCCTCCGTGATGTCATGGATCGACTCAATGGGGCCCTGGATAGGAATGGGGAGCCCTGGGAGCACCTAGTGGAGGATGTGGAGGGGAAAAATAATGACCATAGTGCCGAGCCCCCTGCACAGCAGCCCTTTCGAGAGGATACAGCAGGCGAGCCCCCTGACCGTGCAGAGGGAGagacctgtctctctccactGGTCACAAGCCACAACTTCCTGCAGACCTCCCCTGCACCTACAGACGTATGCTGCTTTACCACCAACAGTCCAGACTCTGCTCCCACGGGTGGTGGCTACTATGACTCTACAGAGCATAGCCAGTCGCAGACTCTTTCAGGTGGCCTTGATGATGAAGGACAGGCAGAGGCGCAATCAAGACAGAAACCCGACATGACGACCCGAGGAGAAGAcacagaagaaggagaggaagcagaCGCAGAAAGGCTACAAGAAGAGAAGCTTAGTTCCTCTGAATGTTCTCATCCTGCAGAGTTTAA GGTGGATAACAACCACTTGCTTCTTCTCATGATTCACGTATTCAGAGAGAACGAAGAGCAGCTCTTCAAG atgCTGAGAATGAGCACAGGCCATATGGAGGGCGATCTACAACCactttacctgctgctgactgaCTGTTACATTTACCTGCTTAGAAAGG gaGCTGCAGAAAAGCCTTATACAGTAGAGGATGCTGTACCTTATAATGAGCTGGACTATCTATCA GTTGGCCTCGACCAGCAGACAGTGACGGTGGTTTGCACCAACAGACGGAGAAAATTCCTGTTGGACACAGCTGACGCCTCTCTAACAGT TTGGTTCTTGTCCGTTCTGAAGTCAGCCATGGTGAAGGGTTGTCGCGAGCCTCCTTACCCTTCTGTTTTGACTGATGCTACCATGGAAAAACTGGCTCTCACCAAGTTTGTCTCCCAGGAATCTTATTGTGAG GTAGCTGACGTGTCTATCCAGCTGTATTCACTGGTGCACTGggaggatcctatggacatggcTCTGTCACCCCAGGGTGGCCCACCTAGGGCTGGGGGACCTTCCAGCACCAAGGAGGGGACTCTACAGTACCGAGCTGGAACCACCTACCTGGGCAAAGAGTTGTGGAAAAGCTGCTACGTCGTCCTCAG CAACGGGATTCTATACCTGTATGCAGAAAGAACTGATGGGACACCTGTAATTTCAGTCACTATGGG AGGAGAGCACTGCGGAGGCTGCCGGCGCTCAAACAGCACAGAGCATCCCCACGCCTTCCAGGTCATCCTGACAGAACGCCCTCCACTGGAGCTCAGTGCTAACAATGAGCAGGACATGGCTGACTGGATGCAGCTGCTCTGCCAGTCCGTCTCTAAAGGA GTTATCCCCCAGGGTGTGGCCCCAACCCCGTGTATCCCATGCTGCCTCGTGGTGACAGACAGTAAGCTGCTAACTTGCCATCAGGACTGTCAGACCAGTTTCTTCCGCTCACTGGGCAGCGCTGacatctgtgatgtcacagctgtcagCACGGAGGCCAACAAGGAGTACTGTGTTATC GAGTTTGCAGCAGATCGGACCCAGTTTCTTCCTCCTTGGGTTTTGTACTTCAGTGGCTGTGATGAGAGAGATCGGCTTCTGGGGGCGTTAGACAACACATGGAAAGCCATTTTCCAG GTTGACCTCCCCCACAGAGACGTGTTCGATCCGTCTGTGCAGAAGCGTTGTGGTGAGGCCCTCGCTCTGATGAACAGCGCCTGGCAGAGAGCTGACAGTCTGGCCCGAGGCAGAGCCCAGCGCGAACCCTGGTGCTGA
- the plekhm2 gene encoding pleckstrin homology domain-containing family M member 2 isoform X2, whose protein sequence is MDQLKVKDRILENISLSVKKLQSYFAACEDETPAIRNHDRVLQRLCEHLDHALLYGLQDISSGYWVLVLHFTRREAVRQIDELQHIATNLGRSRAWLYLALSESSLESYLRLFQENQGLLQKYYFKNALVCSHDHLTLFLTLVSGLEFIRFNLELDAPYLDVAPYMPEYYKPQNLLDFEERLPSSDSLSLHSFTSLTSTNLEWDDSAIAPSSEDYDFGDIFPVLQSLPSADWEEGDLTDQASCPRSSGSDPQTVISDTVVLPSGTVIVKGAAHPSAHSPTFRHNPFNGDSDTNTTNTSADITPVHVAIRHYTITSTNGDDADNAGNELEVIRMARRRKPAKKRRGKGSTDSSSSINNSISSDHIETENSLQASEEVESLNCSAFQLEADGELRRSRVGSEAVEEGDEDGVEGLRLPEMRDTSMDTVGQPLRDVMDRLNGALDRNGEPWEHLVEDVEGKNNDHSAEPPAQQPFREDTAGEPPDRAEGETCLSPLVTSHNFLQTSPAPTDVCCFTTNSPDSAPTGGGYYDSTEHSQSQTLSGGLDDEGQAEAQSRQKPDMTTRGEDTEEGEEADAERLQEEKLSSSECSHPAEFKVDNNHLLLLMIHVFRENEEQLFKMLRMSTGHMEGDLQPLYLLLTDCYIYLLRKGAAEKPYTVEDAVPYNELDYLSVGLDQQTVTVVCTNRRRKFLLDTADASLTVWFLSVLKSAMVKGCREPPYPSVLTDATMEKLALTKFVSQESYCEVADVSIQLYSLVHWEDPMDMALSPQGGPPRAGGPSSTKEGTLQYRAGTTYLGKELWKSCYVVLSNGILYLYAERTDGTPVISVTMGGEHCGGCRRSNSTEHPHAFQVILTERPPLELSANNEQDMADWMQLLCQSVSKGVIPQGVAPTPCIPCCLVVTDSKLLTCHQDCQTSFFRSLGSADICDVTAVSTEANKEYCVIEFAADRTQFLPPWVLYFSGCDERDRLLGALDNTWKAIFQVDLPHRDVFDPSVQKRCGEALALMNSAWQRADSLARGRAQREPWC, encoded by the exons ATGGATCAACTCAAAGTGAAGGATCGCATACTGGAAAATATCTCCCTGTCTGTCAAGAAG TTGCAAAGTTACTTTGCAGCCTGTGAAGATGAGACCCCAGCCATTCGAAATCATGACCGGGTTTTGCAGCGCCTCTGTGAACACCTAGACCATGCTTTGCTATATGG GCTGCAGGATATCTCCTCAGGCTACTGGGTCCTGGTCCTTCACTTCACCAGGAGAGAGGCCGTCCGTCAGATAGATGAGCTTCAGCACATAGCAACCAACCTGGGCCGAA GCCGCGCATGGTTATACCTAGCCCTGAGTGAGAGTTCTTTAGAGAGCTATCTACGCCTCTTCCAGGAGAACCAAGGGTTACTACAGAAGTATTACTTCAA GAATGCACTGGTCTGCAGTCATGACCACCTCACACTATTCCTCACGCTGGTGTCCGGCCTTGAGTTTATTCGCTTCAATCTGGAGCTG GATGCACCCTATCTGGATGTGGCCCCCTACATGCCAGAATACTACAAACCCCAAAATCTGCTGGACTTTGAGGAAAGGCTACCCAGCTCTGACAGTTTGTCCCTGCACTCCTTCACCTCCCTTACCTCGACAAACCTGGAGTGGGATGACAGCGCCATAGCTCCCTCCAGTGAAG attatgaTTTCGGTGACATCTTCCCCGTGTTGCAGTCATTGCCAAGTGCAGACTGGGAAG AGGGGGACCTGACTGACCAGGCCAGCTGCCCACGGTCCAGTGGCTCTGATCCACAGACAGTCATCAGCGACACAGTGGTTCTTCCTTCAGGCACCGTCATTGTGAAAGGAGCCGCTCATCCCTCTGCACACAGCCCCACGTTCAGACACAACCCCTTCAACGGGGACTCGGACACCAACACTACCAACACCTCAGCCGACATCACACCAGTTCACGTGGCCATCCGCCATTACACCATCACCTCAACCAATGGAGATGACGCAGATAACGCCGGCAATGAGCTGGAGGTCATCAG GATGGCCAGACGAAGGAAACCGGCCAAGAAGCGACGAGGGAAAGGCTCTACAGATTCCAGCAGCAGTATCAATAACTCCATCTCGTCGGATCacatagaaacagaaaacagcctTCAGGCCTCAGAGGAAGTGGAATCACTAAACTGCTCGGCTTTTCAGCTGGAAGCTGACGGAGAGCTTAGGCGAAGCAGGGTGGGATCAGAGGCTGTGGAGGAAGGAGATGAGGACGGAGTGGAAGGCCTGCGGCTCCCAGAGATGAGAGACACCTCCATGGACACTGTGGGCCAACCCCTCCGTGATGTCATGGATCGACTCAATGGGGCCCTGGATAGGAATGGGGAGCCCTGGGAGCACCTAGTGGAGGATGTGGAGGGGAAAAATAATGACCATAGTGCCGAGCCCCCTGCACAGCAGCCCTTTCGAGAGGATACAGCAGGCGAGCCCCCTGACCGTGCAGAGGGAGagacctgtctctctccactGGTCACAAGCCACAACTTCCTGCAGACCTCCCCTGCACCTACAGACGTATGCTGCTTTACCACCAACAGTCCAGACTCTGCTCCCACGGGTGGTGGCTACTATGACTCTACAGAGCATAGCCAGTCGCAGACTCTTTCAGGTGGCCTTGATGATGAAGGACAGGCAGAGGCGCAATCAAGACAGAAACCCGACATGACGACCCGAGGAGAAGAcacagaagaaggagaggaagcagaCGCAGAAAGGCTACAAGAAGAGAAGCTTAGTTCCTCTGAATGTTCTCATCCTGCAGAGTTTAA GGTGGATAACAACCACTTGCTTCTTCTCATGATTCACGTATTCAGAGAGAACGAAGAGCAGCTCTTCAAG atgCTGAGAATGAGCACAGGCCATATGGAGGGCGATCTACAACCactttacctgctgctgactgaCTGTTACATTTACCTGCTTAGAAAGG gaGCTGCAGAAAAGCCTTATACAGTAGAGGATGCTGTACCTTATAATGAGCTGGACTATCTATCA GTTGGCCTCGACCAGCAGACAGTGACGGTGGTTTGCACCAACAGACGGAGAAAATTCCTGTTGGACACAGCTGACGCCTCTCTAACAGT TTGGTTCTTGTCCGTTCTGAAGTCAGCCATGGTGAAGGGTTGTCGCGAGCCTCCTTACCCTTCTGTTTTGACTGATGCTACCATGGAAAAACTGGCTCTCACCAAGTTTGTCTCCCAGGAATCTTATTGTGAG GTAGCTGACGTGTCTATCCAGCTGTATTCACTGGTGCACTGggaggatcctatggacatggcTCTGTCACCCCAGGGTGGCCCACCTAGGGCTGGGGGACCTTCCAGCACCAAGGAGGGGACTCTACAGTACCGAGCTGGAACCACCTACCTGGGCAAAGAGTTGTGGAAAAGCTGCTACGTCGTCCTCAG CAACGGGATTCTATACCTGTATGCAGAAAGAACTGATGGGACACCTGTAATTTCAGTCACTATGGG AGGAGAGCACTGCGGAGGCTGCCGGCGCTCAAACAGCACAGAGCATCCCCACGCCTTCCAGGTCATCCTGACAGAACGCCCTCCACTGGAGCTCAGTGCTAACAATGAGCAGGACATGGCTGACTGGATGCAGCTGCTCTGCCAGTCCGTCTCTAAAGGA GTTATCCCCCAGGGTGTGGCCCCAACCCCGTGTATCCCATGCTGCCTCGTGGTGACAGACAGTAAGCTGCTAACTTGCCATCAGGACTGTCAGACCAGTTTCTTCCGCTCACTGGGCAGCGCTGacatctgtgatgtcacagctgtcagCACGGAGGCCAACAAGGAGTACTGTGTTATC GAGTTTGCAGCAGATCGGACCCAGTTTCTTCCTCCTTGGGTTTTGTACTTCAGTGGCTGTGATGAGAGAGATCGGCTTCTGGGGGCGTTAGACAACACATGGAAAGCCATTTTCCAG GTTGACCTCCCCCACAGAGACGTGTTCGATCCGTCTGTGCAGAAGCGTTGTGGTGAGGCCCTCGCTCTGATGAACAGCGCCTGGCAGAGAGCTGACAGTCTGGCCCGAGGCAGAGCCCAGCGCGAACCCTGGTGCTGA
- the plekhm2 gene encoding pleckstrin homology domain-containing family M member 2 isoform X1 has translation MVNQWHQAPVSAHCSMWCKHKQPYCGANIRLQSYFAACEDETPAIRNHDRVLQRLCEHLDHALLYGLQDISSGYWVLVLHFTRREAVRQIDELQHIATNLGRSRAWLYLALSESSLESYLRLFQENQGLLQKYYFKNALVCSHDHLTLFLTLVSGLEFIRFNLELDAPYLDVAPYMPEYYKPQNLLDFEERLPSSDSLSLHSFTSLTSTNLEWDDSAIAPSSEDYDFGDIFPVLQSLPSADWEEGDLTDQASCPRSSGSDPQTVISDTVVLPSGTVIVKGAAHPSAHSPTFRHNPFNGDSDTNTTNTSADITPVHVAIRHYTITSTNGDDADNAGNELEVIRMARRRKPAKKRRGKGSTDSSSSINNSISSDHIETENSLQASEEVESLNCSAFQLEADGELRRSRVGSEAVEEGDEDGVEGLRLPEMRDTSMDTVGQPLRDVMDRLNGALDRNGEPWEHLVEDVEGKNNDHSAEPPAQQPFREDTAGEPPDRAEGETCLSPLVTSHNFLQTSPAPTDVCCFTTNSPDSAPTGGGYYDSTEHSQSQTLSGGLDDEGQAEAQSRQKPDMTTRGEDTEEGEEADAERLQEEKLSSSECSHPAEFKVDNNHLLLLMIHVFRENEEQLFKMLRMSTGHMEGDLQPLYLLLTDCYIYLLRKGAAEKPYTVEDAVPYNELDYLSVGLDQQTVTVVCTNRRRKFLLDTADASLTVWFLSVLKSAMVKGCREPPYPSVLTDATMEKLALTKFVSQESYCEVADVSIQLYSLVHWEDPMDMALSPQGGPPRAGGPSSTKEGTLQYRAGTTYLGKELWKSCYVVLSNGILYLYAERTDGTPVISVTMGGEHCGGCRRSNSTEHPHAFQVILTERPPLELSANNEQDMADWMQLLCQSVSKGVIPQGVAPTPCIPCCLVVTDSKLLTCHQDCQTSFFRSLGSADICDVTAVSTEANKEYCVIEFAADRTQFLPPWVLYFSGCDERDRLLGALDNTWKAIFQVDLPHRDVFDPSVQKRCGEALALMNSAWQRADSLARGRAQREPWC, from the exons atgGTGAACCAATGGCACCAAGCCCCTGTGTCTGCTCACTGCAGCATGTGGTGTAAACACAAGCAACCATACTGCGGAGCCAACATAAGG TTGCAAAGTTACTTTGCAGCCTGTGAAGATGAGACCCCAGCCATTCGAAATCATGACCGGGTTTTGCAGCGCCTCTGTGAACACCTAGACCATGCTTTGCTATATGG GCTGCAGGATATCTCCTCAGGCTACTGGGTCCTGGTCCTTCACTTCACCAGGAGAGAGGCCGTCCGTCAGATAGATGAGCTTCAGCACATAGCAACCAACCTGGGCCGAA GCCGCGCATGGTTATACCTAGCCCTGAGTGAGAGTTCTTTAGAGAGCTATCTACGCCTCTTCCAGGAGAACCAAGGGTTACTACAGAAGTATTACTTCAA GAATGCACTGGTCTGCAGTCATGACCACCTCACACTATTCCTCACGCTGGTGTCCGGCCTTGAGTTTATTCGCTTCAATCTGGAGCTG GATGCACCCTATCTGGATGTGGCCCCCTACATGCCAGAATACTACAAACCCCAAAATCTGCTGGACTTTGAGGAAAGGCTACCCAGCTCTGACAGTTTGTCCCTGCACTCCTTCACCTCCCTTACCTCGACAAACCTGGAGTGGGATGACAGCGCCATAGCTCCCTCCAGTGAAG attatgaTTTCGGTGACATCTTCCCCGTGTTGCAGTCATTGCCAAGTGCAGACTGGGAAG AGGGGGACCTGACTGACCAGGCCAGCTGCCCACGGTCCAGTGGCTCTGATCCACAGACAGTCATCAGCGACACAGTGGTTCTTCCTTCAGGCACCGTCATTGTGAAAGGAGCCGCTCATCCCTCTGCACACAGCCCCACGTTCAGACACAACCCCTTCAACGGGGACTCGGACACCAACACTACCAACACCTCAGCCGACATCACACCAGTTCACGTGGCCATCCGCCATTACACCATCACCTCAACCAATGGAGATGACGCAGATAACGCCGGCAATGAGCTGGAGGTCATCAG GATGGCCAGACGAAGGAAACCGGCCAAGAAGCGACGAGGGAAAGGCTCTACAGATTCCAGCAGCAGTATCAATAACTCCATCTCGTCGGATCacatagaaacagaaaacagcctTCAGGCCTCAGAGGAAGTGGAATCACTAAACTGCTCGGCTTTTCAGCTGGAAGCTGACGGAGAGCTTAGGCGAAGCAGGGTGGGATCAGAGGCTGTGGAGGAAGGAGATGAGGACGGAGTGGAAGGCCTGCGGCTCCCAGAGATGAGAGACACCTCCATGGACACTGTGGGCCAACCCCTCCGTGATGTCATGGATCGACTCAATGGGGCCCTGGATAGGAATGGGGAGCCCTGGGAGCACCTAGTGGAGGATGTGGAGGGGAAAAATAATGACCATAGTGCCGAGCCCCCTGCACAGCAGCCCTTTCGAGAGGATACAGCAGGCGAGCCCCCTGACCGTGCAGAGGGAGagacctgtctctctccactGGTCACAAGCCACAACTTCCTGCAGACCTCCCCTGCACCTACAGACGTATGCTGCTTTACCACCAACAGTCCAGACTCTGCTCCCACGGGTGGTGGCTACTATGACTCTACAGAGCATAGCCAGTCGCAGACTCTTTCAGGTGGCCTTGATGATGAAGGACAGGCAGAGGCGCAATCAAGACAGAAACCCGACATGACGACCCGAGGAGAAGAcacagaagaaggagaggaagcagaCGCAGAAAGGCTACAAGAAGAGAAGCTTAGTTCCTCTGAATGTTCTCATCCTGCAGAGTTTAA GGTGGATAACAACCACTTGCTTCTTCTCATGATTCACGTATTCAGAGAGAACGAAGAGCAGCTCTTCAAG atgCTGAGAATGAGCACAGGCCATATGGAGGGCGATCTACAACCactttacctgctgctgactgaCTGTTACATTTACCTGCTTAGAAAGG gaGCTGCAGAAAAGCCTTATACAGTAGAGGATGCTGTACCTTATAATGAGCTGGACTATCTATCA GTTGGCCTCGACCAGCAGACAGTGACGGTGGTTTGCACCAACAGACGGAGAAAATTCCTGTTGGACACAGCTGACGCCTCTCTAACAGT TTGGTTCTTGTCCGTTCTGAAGTCAGCCATGGTGAAGGGTTGTCGCGAGCCTCCTTACCCTTCTGTTTTGACTGATGCTACCATGGAAAAACTGGCTCTCACCAAGTTTGTCTCCCAGGAATCTTATTGTGAG GTAGCTGACGTGTCTATCCAGCTGTATTCACTGGTGCACTGggaggatcctatggacatggcTCTGTCACCCCAGGGTGGCCCACCTAGGGCTGGGGGACCTTCCAGCACCAAGGAGGGGACTCTACAGTACCGAGCTGGAACCACCTACCTGGGCAAAGAGTTGTGGAAAAGCTGCTACGTCGTCCTCAG CAACGGGATTCTATACCTGTATGCAGAAAGAACTGATGGGACACCTGTAATTTCAGTCACTATGGG AGGAGAGCACTGCGGAGGCTGCCGGCGCTCAAACAGCACAGAGCATCCCCACGCCTTCCAGGTCATCCTGACAGAACGCCCTCCACTGGAGCTCAGTGCTAACAATGAGCAGGACATGGCTGACTGGATGCAGCTGCTCTGCCAGTCCGTCTCTAAAGGA GTTATCCCCCAGGGTGTGGCCCCAACCCCGTGTATCCCATGCTGCCTCGTGGTGACAGACAGTAAGCTGCTAACTTGCCATCAGGACTGTCAGACCAGTTTCTTCCGCTCACTGGGCAGCGCTGacatctgtgatgtcacagctgtcagCACGGAGGCCAACAAGGAGTACTGTGTTATC GAGTTTGCAGCAGATCGGACCCAGTTTCTTCCTCCTTGGGTTTTGTACTTCAGTGGCTGTGATGAGAGAGATCGGCTTCTGGGGGCGTTAGACAACACATGGAAAGCCATTTTCCAG GTTGACCTCCCCCACAGAGACGTGTTCGATCCGTCTGTGCAGAAGCGTTGTGGTGAGGCCCTCGCTCTGATGAACAGCGCCTGGCAGAGAGCTGACAGTCTGGCCCGAGGCAGAGCCCAGCGCGAACCCTGGTGCTGA